From Candidatus Neomarinimicrobiota bacterium:
GCCGGAGCTTTTGATTTCCTTAAAGGACTGGATAGACCGTACCAAATTTATGCTTGACAGTCCCGACAGCGACCGCGATTTCGGTACGTTCCCCAAATTCCGGTACGACGAGAAAAAGATTTTAGCTGCTGCCTGACGCAGCCGATAATTTAAGAAAGGATTAGAAAGAACAAATATGACTGAAAAGAACGGCTTGTTAACGATACAAGACCTCCATGTAAGTATAGACGATAAGCAGATTCTGAACGGCGTCGATCTGCAGATCGGACCGGGAGAAGTACATGCCATTATGGGTCCGAACGGAACCGGGAAGAGTACGCTTGCATACGCTCTGGCTGGAAAAGAGAGTTACAAGGTCACCGGCGGTTCGGTATTGATGGAGGGGAAGGACATTTTTGATATGTCTCCCGATGAGAGGGCAAGAAACGGTTTGTTTCTCGCTTTTCAGTATCCATCCGAGGTGCCCGGTGTTACGGTAGATAATTTTCTGCGCATAGCGTATAACACGATTAAAAAAGAAGAGCTGAGCATCTGGGAATTCAGAAAGATGCTGAAGGAAAAAATGGAGTTTCTCCAAATTGACGAATCATTCTCCGGCAGATACCTGAACGAAGGATTTTCCGGAGGTGAAAAAAAGCGCAATGAGATACTGCAGATGGCTGTGCTTCAGCCGAAGCTGGCGGTTCTCGACGAGACAGACTCGGGGCTGGACATAGATGCGCTGCAGATAGTCGCGAAAGGCGTTAACGAGCTGCTGCCTTCGGATTCATCTGTGTTGGTGATAACGCACTATCAGAGGATACTGCGCTATATAAATCCCGATTATGTACATGTTATGATCGAAGGTAAAATAGTCGAATCGGGCGGTTATGAATTAGCAGAGAAGTTGGAAGAAAAAGGCTACGAATGGTTGAAAGAGAAATATGGTCAACCGGGAAAGGATAAGGGCAATGGCAGTATCAACAAGTGATATAGGATTAAGCGAATATAAATACGGATTCTCCGATGAGGTTAAACCGGAGATAATATTTGACAAAGGGTTATCCCGTCAAGTTGTTGAGGATATCTCAGCCATAAAGAGCGAACCCGGCTGGATGACCGAGACTCGCCTGAAGGCATATGAAATATTCCTGGAAAAACCTATGCCGAAATGGGGAGCCGATCTCTCGGATATCGACTTCGATGATATAATCTATTTCGTTCGCGCGTCGGACAGAAAAATGACGGACTGGGATGATGTACCGGAAGAGATCAAGAACACTTTCGAGAAGCTCGGTATACCCGAATCGGAACGGAAGTTTCTCGCGGGAGCGGAGGCTCAGTATGACAGCGAGTCAGTTTATGGCGCTCTTAAAGGCGAATGGGAAAAGCAGGGGGTCATATTTGTCGATACCGACACCGCGCTCAGAGAGCATGAAAAGCTCCTGAAGAAATATTTCGGTACGGTTGTTCCGGCGGCGGATAACAAACTCGCAGCGCTCAACACTGCCGTTTGGAGCGGTGGTAGTTTTCTTTATATCCCGAAAGGAGTACGCGTCGGATTGCCGCTGCAGGCGTATTTCAGGATCAACACCCAGAATATGGGACAGTTCGAGCGAACGATGATAATCGCAGATGAAGGCTCCAACATTCAATACATTGAAGGATGCACAGCCCCAACTTACACCACTAACTCGCTTCATTCAGCAGTTGTGGAAATTATCTGTATGAAGAATTCACGTGTACGCTACACTACTCTGCAAAACTGGTCAGGCAACGTTTACAATCTTGTGACCAAGCGCGCTCAGGCATATGAAAACGCCACAATGGAATGGATAGACGCAAATCTCGGAAGCAAGGTAACGATGAAATATCCATCGGTTTTCTTGATGGAAAAGGGAGCCAAAGCGGACGTTATCTCCATAGCATTCGCGAATACGGGACAACATCAGGACGTCGGTTCCAAAGTCGTTCATTTAGCGTCTAACACATCCTCTAATATTATATCGAAATCAATTAGTAAAGGAAAGGGTAGGTCGACTTACCGTGGATTGGTTAAAATTCATGAAGGTATGATAGACTGTAAGAGCACTGTGAATTGTGACGCACTCTTGCTTGATGAAGAGTCTGCTACTGACACATACCCTTATATAGAAATAGAGGATCCAACAGCCACAGTAGAGCATGAAGCATCGGTTTCCAAACTCTCGGACGATCAATTATTTTACCTGATGCAGAGAGGGATACCGCAGGACACCGCGCGTAATATGATTGTTAATGGATTCATCGAACCGTTTACGAAGTTGTTACCCTTGGAATATGCGGTCGAGATGAACAGGCTCATTGAGCTTCAAATGGAAGGTTCTGTCGGCTAAATAATTATCCAGAATTAGAGTCAGGAAAATAATAAATGACAGAACTCTTTGATTATGATCTCAAAGACGTAGAACGTATCTCCTCGGAATCGGAGAGTCCGGATTGGATAAGCGATAAGCGGACAGAAGCATGGAAGGCATATGAGAATCTACCGATGCCGACCGTTCGGGATGAGATGTGGAAATACACGGATTTTTCATCCCTTGACCTTAAGGGTACAAAACCGCAGATCTCATCAAAATATGAACCGGTAAAGAAATTTGATGCGTTTCCGGCGGAGGCAATTTCCCTGTTGTCGGATGAGGCTATCGATTTAGAAGAGAACGGAGGAATGTGCAAACCCGGACTTCTGATCAATCACGATTCCGTAATTACGTTTACCGACATCGACCCCGAGTTATCGGAAAAGGGCGTAATCTTTTGCAGTATGACAGATGCGGTTAAAAATTATCCCGATCTGATCCAAAAGCACTTTATGGAGAAACTCGTTCCGGTCGATGAGGAAAAATTCTCTTCCTTAAATGCGGCGCTCTGGAGCGGCGGCGTATTTCTTTACGTCCCGAAAGGCGTGGAAATTGCCAAACCGTTCAAGACGTACATATTGATGACGGACGGCGGAAAGGCTCTGTTTCAGCGTTCTCTGATTGTGTTGGAACAGGGAGCCAGGGCTACATATATTGAACAGTGCCGCTCGAAAAATTACGAGACAGATTCAATAAACTCTTCGGTATCGGAAGTAATCATCGGCGAAGGCGCATCATTAGAATACATGACGCTCCAGAATTGGGGAGATAACGTTGTGGACGTTACGACCAAGAGAGCGCGTGTCGAGAGGGACGCTTCCATTAACTGGGTTGTAGGTACTCTCGGAGGAAAAGTGACAAAGAGTTTTTACGATACATTACTTAAGGGGCAGGGCGCATCGACTACTACGCGGGGATTTTTCGTCGGCAGCGGCAAACAGCACCACGACTTCTGGGGATTAATGAGTCATGAAGCCCCTGACACGACAGGAAATCTATTATATAAAGGCGTGCTGACGGATCAGTCACGTTCGGTCTTCAGGGGATTGATAAAAATCTTTGAAGTGGCTCAACGCACCGACTCATATCTAACCAATAATAATATCATTTTGAGCGACGAGGCGAGAGCGGATTCCGTTCCGACTCTCGAAATAAATGCCAACGATGTGAAAGCAAGTCACGGCGCTACGGTAGGGCATTTAGATGAAGAGGAGATCTTCTACCTGATGACCCGCGGTATTTCACGACACGCAGCGGAAAAGCTCATAATAAACGGCTATTTCGGTCCTGTTCTGAAATCTATTGACTCTGATATACTCAGAGAACACATTTACTCTTTCATCGATAAAAAAATAGGAGTATGAATGCCGCGTGAAAGGGTCGGGGGAATTAACGAAATTCCGGTCGGAAGTATGCATTCGTTTGAAATTAACGAAAAGAAGATTGCCGTTTGTAACGTAAACGGTTCGTTTCATGCGATTGAAGACGTATGTACACACGATGGAGCGCCGCTTGACCAGGGCACTATTGAAGGAAATCTTATAACCTGTCCACGGCATGGGGCCATATTTGACGTCACTACCGGCGAAGCAGTCGGAATGCCGGCGGTAGTTCCTGTTAAAACTTTCGAGATAGAAATTGAAGACGATGTTATATTTGTCAACATCGACGAATGATAATCTATGAGCATGTTTGACGTAAATGAAATCCGCAAGGATTTCCCTATACTCTCGCAATTGATTCACGACAAACCGTTGGTTTACTTAGACAACGCCGCGACCACCCAAAAACCAAAGTCTGTTGTCAAAATGATGGAGGAGTACCTCTTCAAGCATAATGCCAACGTGCACAGAGGGATTCACTATTTAAGCGAAAAGTCCACCGAAGCATACGAAGACGCACGTGTGAAAGTAGCTAAATTTTTCAATGCTCCGAAGCCTGAAGAGATAATATTCACCAGCGGGACGACCGAATCGGTAAATCTTGTGGCTCATTCCTGGGGAAGGAAGTATTTGAAAAAGGGAGATGCGATCATTCTTTCGGAGATGGAGCATCACAGCAACCTGGTCCCGTGGCAGTTGTTGTCGAAGGAGGTCGGCGTGGAGCTGAAATTCACCGGGCTGAACGAGGACAGTTCGCTGAACATGAACAGATTTAAAGAGCTCGTGGGAGAGAAAAATACAAAACTCGTAGCCATTTCATATGCTTCAAACGTTCTCGGTAATGTAAATCCCGCCGGAGAAATTGTCGAGATCGCACATTCAGCCGGAGTACCGGTACTTTTCGACGGAGCGCAAGCTGCCCCTCATTTCAAGGTCGATCTGACAGAGATAGACTGCGACTTCTTTGTGTGTTCAGCGCACAAAATGCTCGGACCGACCGGCGTGGGTATTCTTTACGGTAAATCAGAACACTTAGAAGAAATGAATCCGTTTCTCGGCGGAGGAGAGATGATCCTTGAGGTCGGTTTGCATGAATCCACCTATAAAGAACCACCGATGAGATTTGAAGCCGGTACACCGAATTACATTCAGGCTATAGGATACGGCGCCGCATTAGATTACCTGGATAAGATAGGAATGGACGCGGTTCATGAACACGAGGTAAAACTCTGCGAATATGCAGTGAGTGAGATCGCAAAGGTCGGCGGGGTCGAGGTGTATGGACCCAAGACCAACCGTTCAGGCATTATCTCCTTCAACCTCGATGGCACGCACCCTCACGACGTGGCACAACTGCTGGACGGTGAAGGTGTCGCTGTTCGTGCAGGGCATCACTGCGCTCAGCCGCTGATGAAATGGCTTAACGTGAGCTCAACGAGCCGGATCAGTTTTTATATTTACAATACGGAAGAAGAGATAGACACTTTTATTGCTGCGCTCCAAAAGATAAAAAAGATATTTAATTGAGCTTAGACAACCTATACAAAGAAGTAATAATCGATCATTACAAAAATCCGCACAATCGCGGTGTTCTCGAATCGCCTGAACTGGAATTCAACGGTCATAATCCGTTGTGCGGAGATACGGTTACCCTTCATATACAGACGGACGGGAAACAGGTTACCGATATAAAATTTCAGGGTGAAGGCTGCTCCATCAGTCAGGCTTCTATATCTATGATGACAGACAAAATAAAGGGATTGACTCCTGATGAAGTCCTGGAGCTGGTAGAAAATTTTCGGGCTATGATGAAAGGTGAGGAAGACCCGGAAATTGATATGGGCGAGCTCGAAGTTCTCCAGGGTGTGAAGCAATTTCCAGCCCGGATAAAATGCGCACTTTTAGGATGGGATACACTCAAACAGGCGATCGGGCAACTAAAATCGTAGATTCAAAACAGACTAAAATTGATAACAACAAACAATTTTCACTGTACATTGAAAAAATCTTGCATTGTGTAAACGAGCGATTTAAATTCAGTAAGAACTTAAAAATAGGGGCTTAAATATTGCTTTCCAAATTAGGGAAGGGAGAAAAAAATGACATATGTAATAGCTGAACCCTGCATAGATGAAAAGGACGCATCATGTGTAGATGCTTGTCCCGTTGACTGCATCCATCCTACCAAGGATGAAGCTCAATTTGAAGAAGTGGATATGCTTTACATCGATCCCGATGAGTGCATAGACTGCGGCGCCTGTGTAGATCCCTGCCCGGTAGACGCGATTTTTGACGAGGCGGATCTGCCATCAGAATGGGAGAAATTCACCAAGACAAACGCTGACTATTTCGCCTAATCGAATTTTTGTATTGAACAGTTCGGGCGATATCGATCAAAGCAGTATTGCTCATCGAACACTGTCGATTCAATAGGTGTGTTTCTGACCCCGACACTTGATATTGGACATATAACTTTTGACCGATATACGGGTATATGGTAAATCGACATGTAAGACCACTCAGAAAGCTCTTGAGTGGCTGAAGGATCATGACGTAGAAATAGATTATGTCGACATCATATCCTCACCTCCCCCACCGGAATTTCTCAAGAAAAATATCCACAGCGACAATCTTAAGACGTATCTGAACTCAAGAAGCAAGATATACAGGGAAAAGAGTTTGGGTGTGAAACTTCCTTCAAAAGAGGAAGCGATTTCTTTGATGCTTGAAGATCCGAATCTGATTAAAAGACCTCTGATCGTCTCTTCTAATGGTGTCTCCTTCGGATTCGACGAAGATTATTTAAACGAATTAGCATAACGGGTAATTTTAAGCGTGATCTATAAAAACGTAATGGAATTAAAGGAATCCATCAAAGGGATTGTTGATTTAGGGGATGATCTGACACCCGAAGTAAACGATGAAGAGCGTTTACACGGTGAAGTGATGGATAACCTGATAGAAACAGCCCTGTTTCACAAAGAGGATGGAGTAAAAGAACTGTGCCAGGTACTTATCCGGTCAATATCGAGAAATCTGGGCGCATACCCCGCTTCAATTCAAAATCTCTATGAGGCAATGGGGCGTGGAGAAGCGGCGGGTTTTACAGTACCGGCGATAAACATCCGGGGGATGACTCATCATTTTGCCGCCACTGTTTTCAGAGCGGCAATGAAGCTTGACGTCGGACCTTTCATTTTTGAGATCGCCCGCTCCGAAATCGGGTATACACTTCAAAGACCTTCAGAATTCTCCGCAATGATCTGTGCGGCAGCTATCAATACCGGTTACAGGGGGCCTGTATTCATTCAGGGGGACCATTTCCAGATCAAGGCAAGCGCCTATAACAAGAACGGCGAAACGGAAGTGAACGATATCAAAAGACTGATCTTAGAGGCGATCGACGCCGATTTTTATAACATCGACGTCGACACTTCCACTCTTGTCGATTTAGAGCTGGAAGGTCTTTCCGAACAGCAGAGGGAAAACTACGAAAACTGCGCTCTCTTAACTGAATTTATAAGGGAAAATGAACCGTATAACGTCACTGTCTCAGTGGGCGGCGAGATAGGGGAGGTCGGTAAAAAGAACAGTACTCCCGAGGAACTCGAAGCATTTATGGAAGGGTACAGCAAATCTCTTCCGGCTGATCTGACCGGAATCAGCAAGATCAGCGTTCAAACTGGTACATCGCACGGAGGAGTCGTTTTACCCGACGGGAGTATCGCGGACGTGAACCTTGATATTGAGACTCTGGGAGTCCTGTCCGACAGCGCCCGGAATACGCACGGGTTGTGCGGTGCGGTTCAACACGGAGCATCTACACTTCCGGATGAAGTCTTCAATAGATTCCCGGAGGTCGGATGTGCGGAGATTCACCTCGCGACCGCTTTTCAGAATTTGATTTTTGACCATCCCGCCCTGCCGCAGGAGTTCCGGGATTCAATATATGAGCACCTTTCCAAAGCTCATGCCGATGAACGGAAGGAGGAGTGGACGGATAAACAATTCTACTATAATACCCGTAAAAAGGGCTTTGGTCCCTTCAAAAGGGAGTTTTGGGAACTTGATGCCGATATAAAAAAGACTATCTTCAGTGACTTACAGAACAAATTTGAATTCCTCTTCAAAAAACTCGGTGTGGAAAATACACGGCATCACACTGATAAGTACATAACCCAGGTTTAACCCGTAGATTTTGTAGGCAATTTCCTTATTGATCAAGGGTTCTCGATTATATTTTAGTGATTAAACTAAGTCTTCAATCCCGTGCCTATGAACTGTCTTTAGTTAATCTTGTAACAGTCAAAGTTGTATGATAAATTAGCGTAACGGCTGATCACACTAATCTGACAGAAAAGGAGAAATTTCTTGAATCCCATTGAGAATATTTTGTCCATGTTGATATTTGCGGGAATCCTATTTGTGTCGTTCAGCTTCTTTTTAGTTTTGATGAGCAGAAAAATTCAGGTGCTCAGATTAGCCGTTCGCGAGGACCGCTCAGGAAATATAGGTGCGAGACTGTCCGGTGTTTTTAAATTTTTTCTCGGTCAGGGAAGAATTCTGGCCCCTAAGTACATCGGTGCGGGGATCATGCATGCCATCATATTCTGGGGTTTCATGGCAGTGGTGATAAACTCGATACACTTTGTCGGAAAAGGATTTTATCCCGATTGGAGCCTGCCTCTTTTCGGACCGGGTGATCTACTCAGCATTCTTTATCTTCCGTTTATCGACTTCTTCGAAGTTGCGGTTCTAATGATGGTTCTCTGGGCGGGTGTAAGGAGAACATTGATCAAGCCACCCAGGATAACTCTTTCATGGGATGCCGCTTTGATTTTGAGTCTCATCGGAATCCTGATGTTTACCGATCTGCTGCTGCGGGCGACAGAAGGGACGGTGCTGTCAACCTCGCCGCTCGGGAACAAATTAGCAATTATCTTTGAG
This genomic window contains:
- a CDS encoding ferredoxin family protein, coding for MTYVIAEPCIDEKDASCVDACPVDCIHPTKDEAQFEEVDMLYIDPDECIDCGACVDPCPVDAIFDEADLPSEWEKFTKTNADYFA
- a CDS encoding SUF system NifU family Fe-S cluster assembly protein — encoded protein: MSLDNLYKEVIIDHYKNPHNRGVLESPELEFNGHNPLCGDTVTLHIQTDGKQVTDIKFQGEGCSISQASISMMTDKIKGLTPDEVLELVENFRAMMKGEEDPEIDMGELEVLQGVKQFPARIKCALLGWDTLKQAIGQLKS
- a CDS encoding arsenate reductase family protein, with translation MTDIRVYGKSTCKTTQKALEWLKDHDVEIDYVDIISSPPPPEFLKKNIHSDNLKTYLNSRSKIYREKSLGVKLPSKEEAISLMLEDPNLIKRPLIVSSNGVSFGFDEDYLNELA
- a CDS encoding cysteine desulfurase, with product MFDVNEIRKDFPILSQLIHDKPLVYLDNAATTQKPKSVVKMMEEYLFKHNANVHRGIHYLSEKSTEAYEDARVKVAKFFNAPKPEEIIFTSGTTESVNLVAHSWGRKYLKKGDAIILSEMEHHSNLVPWQLLSKEVGVELKFTGLNEDSSLNMNRFKELVGEKNTKLVAISYASNVLGNVNPAGEIVEIAHSAGVPVLFDGAQAAPHFKVDLTEIDCDFFVCSAHKMLGPTGVGILYGKSEHLEEMNPFLGGGEMILEVGLHESTYKEPPMRFEAGTPNYIQAIGYGAALDYLDKIGMDAVHEHEVKLCEYAVSEIAKVGGVEVYGPKTNRSGIISFNLDGTHPHDVAQLLDGEGVAVRAGHHCAQPLMKWLNVSSTSRISFYIYNTEEEIDTFIAALQKIKKIFN
- the sufC gene encoding Fe-S cluster assembly ATPase SufC, yielding MTEKNGLLTIQDLHVSIDDKQILNGVDLQIGPGEVHAIMGPNGTGKSTLAYALAGKESYKVTGGSVLMEGKDIFDMSPDERARNGLFLAFQYPSEVPGVTVDNFLRIAYNTIKKEELSIWEFRKMLKEKMEFLQIDESFSGRYLNEGFSGGEKKRNEILQMAVLQPKLAVLDETDSGLDIDALQIVAKGVNELLPSDSSVLVITHYQRILRYINPDYVHVMIEGKIVESGGYELAEKLEEKGYEWLKEKYGQPGKDKGNGSINK
- the sufB gene encoding Fe-S cluster assembly protein SufB gives rise to the protein MAVSTSDIGLSEYKYGFSDEVKPEIIFDKGLSRQVVEDISAIKSEPGWMTETRLKAYEIFLEKPMPKWGADLSDIDFDDIIYFVRASDRKMTDWDDVPEEIKNTFEKLGIPESERKFLAGAEAQYDSESVYGALKGEWEKQGVIFVDTDTALREHEKLLKKYFGTVVPAADNKLAALNTAVWSGGSFLYIPKGVRVGLPLQAYFRINTQNMGQFERTMIIADEGSNIQYIEGCTAPTYTTNSLHSAVVEIICMKNSRVRYTTLQNWSGNVYNLVTKRAQAYENATMEWIDANLGSKVTMKYPSVFLMEKGAKADVISIAFANTGQHQDVGSKVVHLASNTSSNIISKSISKGKGRSTYRGLVKIHEGMIDCKSTVNCDALLLDEESATDTYPYIEIEDPTATVEHEASVSKLSDDQLFYLMQRGIPQDTARNMIVNGFIEPFTKLLPLEYAVEMNRLIELQMEGSVG
- the sufD gene encoding Fe-S cluster assembly protein SufD — protein: MTELFDYDLKDVERISSESESPDWISDKRTEAWKAYENLPMPTVRDEMWKYTDFSSLDLKGTKPQISSKYEPVKKFDAFPAEAISLLSDEAIDLEENGGMCKPGLLINHDSVITFTDIDPELSEKGVIFCSMTDAVKNYPDLIQKHFMEKLVPVDEEKFSSLNAALWSGGVFLYVPKGVEIAKPFKTYILMTDGGKALFQRSLIVLEQGARATYIEQCRSKNYETDSINSSVSEVIIGEGASLEYMTLQNWGDNVVDVTTKRARVERDASINWVVGTLGGKVTKSFYDTLLKGQGASTTTRGFFVGSGKQHHDFWGLMSHEAPDTTGNLLYKGVLTDQSRSVFRGLIKIFEVAQRTDSYLTNNNIILSDEARADSVPTLEINANDVKASHGATVGHLDEEEIFYLMTRGISRHAAEKLIINGYFGPVLKSIDSDILREHIYSFIDKKIGV
- a CDS encoding class II fructose-bisphosphate aldolase gives rise to the protein MELKESIKGIVDLGDDLTPEVNDEERLHGEVMDNLIETALFHKEDGVKELCQVLIRSISRNLGAYPASIQNLYEAMGRGEAAGFTVPAINIRGMTHHFAATVFRAAMKLDVGPFIFEIARSEIGYTLQRPSEFSAMICAAAINTGYRGPVFIQGDHFQIKASAYNKNGETEVNDIKRLILEAIDADFYNIDVDTSTLVDLELEGLSEQQRENYENCALLTEFIRENEPYNVTVSVGGEIGEVGKKNSTPEELEAFMEGYSKSLPADLTGISKISVQTGTSHGGVVLPDGSIADVNLDIETLGVLSDSARNTHGLCGAVQHGASTLPDEVFNRFPEVGCAEIHLATAFQNLIFDHPALPQEFRDSIYEHLSKAHADERKEEWTDKQFYYNTRKKGFGPFKREFWELDADIKKTIFSDLQNKFEFLFKKLGVENTRHHTDKYITQV
- a CDS encoding non-heme iron oxygenase ferredoxin subunit; amino-acid sequence: MPRERVGGINEIPVGSMHSFEINEKKIAVCNVNGSFHAIEDVCTHDGAPLDQGTIEGNLITCPRHGAIFDVTTGEAVGMPAVVPVKTFEIEIEDDVIFVNIDE